ctaaaacaaaaacactaaactggACACAGTATACTGatgatgaataaaaatgaaggaaaaaaaaaagtgattagtTTCTACTCCGTCTGTTTCTTACGGTCGTCTCCGACATCCTTCTTTCTTTGATCTCCTTGAGCTTAGAAGAGATTTTGGAAAAGCTCTCTGGGGTCTATTtgtcctccttgtgtgtgtcagtactgaACTCCCTGCTTTCTgcatattcacacacatctaACTCACCTAATCGGTCTCTCATGAGCCCCGGTGTGCTACTTCAGCGGTACTGTTACACAATCCGGCTCAGTAACagacacaataaataaagtgtatagTTCTTTGGACCGAATGACAACTAATGGCTGTTACTCAGTGTTAGCAGCTTTTTCCCACATTCctgaaaagatttattttactaCCAAGATCACTTTCCTTACTTATGCAATATGAACACAATGCaaagaggacacacacacacacacacacacacacacacacacacagacacacacacacacagacacagacacacacagacacagacacacacacacacacacacacacacacagacacacacacacacagacacacacacagacacagacacacacacagacacacacacacacacacacacacacactgacacacacacacacacacacactgacacacacacacacacacagacacagacacacacacacacacacagacacagacacacacacacacacacacagacacacacacactgacacacacacacacacactgacacacacacacagacacacacactcagacacacacacacagacacacacacacagacacacacacacactgacacacacacacacactgacacacacagacacacacacacacactcagacacacacacacacacacacagacacacacactgacacacacacacacacacacacacactgacacacacacacacaccacagacacacaccactgacacacacacacacacacactgacacacacacacacacacacactgacacacacacacacacactgacacacacacacacacactgacacacacacacacacactgacacacacacacacacactgacacacacacacacacactgacacacacacacacactgacagacacacacaccacagacacacacacacaccacagacacacacacacacaccacagacacagacagacagacacacagcacagacacacagacagacaccacagacacacagacagacacacagcacagacacacagcacagacacacagacagacaccacagacacacagacagacacacagcacagacacacagacagacacacaccaaagacacagacagacacacaccacagacacagacagacacagacacagacagacacacacacacacagacacacacacacacacacacacacacacacacacacacacacagacacacacacagacacacacacagacacacagacagacacacagacagacacacacgaaaGTAAAGAAGGGAATTCTGGGCCATGGTGAGGACATATACACACTGGGCTTGAACCAGCTTCACCACGGATGAACTCGGAGCTATATTTTGATGAAGGTGATGTAACTTAGTTCAGACAAGAAAGGCccactggccactttaataggaacgcTTGGGTACTCTTGTACATTTGTGCACCTTAAAGAGCCAATCGCGCAGCAgaatggtggtggtgggggcggtgtgtgtgtgtgtgtgtgtgtgtgtgatgtcatgatTAGGATTTGACTTGGAGATCAGACCAGGATGGTGGTGAgcagagcagaaaagcatctcagaacgcACGGTACGCTGAACCTTAAGGCAGAAGTGCTGCATGAGCAGAATCGCTggcacgtgattggctgataggATAATTGCATTAACGGTCAGGTgttctgaataataataataataataataataataataataataataatgtgttgtgcacatgtgtgtgtgtgtgtgtgtgtgtgtgtgtgtgtatgcatgcttACATAGTAGGGGTCTTTAATAACCAGTTGTTTTTCCGGATCGTATGAACCGAGCAGCTCGATTTTGGCTTTGCTGTTTTTTACACTGTTCGCTTTCCTGTTCAGatccctgtaaaaaaaaaaaaaaaaaaaaaaaaacaccaacacatttacattctcctcacacacactcacacaagctgAAACTCCTCGAATACCATTGACATTTCTCCCAAGAAGTTAAACTCCAACCCGAACACAGTGCGTACAAACGGTGTTGCTGAGCCGAACGCCGTCGAGTCGACCGTGTGACGATTTACAGGATACGCCTGCATCAGACTCGCATCTCGAAGCGGGGCGACAAAACCCGTCTCTACCTGTTCCCGAAACCGCCTTCCCTAAATTACAGGCCCAAAACTCTTCCAACCGAAGACACGCGAGGTTGAGATAAAGATCGAGAAGTCGTCTCTCATCAGCGGGCGTCGTAGACCGACTAATCGTCGGACAAGATGGACAACGGGTGTGGTGAGGGTTCATCTCCAAAACCTCACAGACAAGAAGTTCATGTCACTAGTAAATCTCGGGATGTTTTGACATCACCAGTTGGTCAGTGACCAAAAAAATGTCCTTCTgggaaataacaaaagaaacatgTTGGAGTCAAGCATCAAAAAGAAGGGCGAAGGAGAATGCAAGAATCCCAGGAACTCGGTAAGCTGCTTAAGCAGCAGCACATGGACTGGGGGAACATGTGATTCGGGAATAATCTCATACTGGTACACGAGTGAAGAACAAAAATGCTGCTATATTTATCATTGAACGGTTAATGGTGTGAGAGAGACGGtgtttgagatgcttttcaccTCACCACGCTCGTACAGAGCGGTTATTTGGGTCGTCGCGGACTTCCGATCGATTTGCCAATTTTTCTCCAATCCCTCATCATGTAcatttaaaggtgaggtctctgttgtttgaaagccaatgttgacatttgaaataaccgaaacaaacacgcccctaacccaaatgggtcccgcCCCTGTTTTGATatctccgccccacacatacaccagaaaagtataacccaagtataactattatggcggaacctgttggggcagatgaccgagggtatattttaatcaataaatgaacacaatgagtaatactatggtaatacagatgtgtttttgtagtactgtgtgttgtacagtgaaaggtttagctccgtttcacacggaagaccttcagttctctccagcgctggaaagctgatcctatattaacacgtcctacttcttgccttaccgtaagtctttcttctctttctttctttctgtcgatgttaaaaccgctttctgctaatgtcacacatgcgcactgaacactctctccgcccatattgacaagacccgcccctttgtGCTCATTGGCTACGCGTTTGTTTTGtacttgttttgtttggcggcccgactcggttttctgaagcatttctcaaacaacggagaccccacctttaaggcaTTTGACTTAGATCGCTAAGATCTTCTTATGAGACTAAGAGACGTCTCTCGTCTATACAAGTGAGCGTTTGAGGGTTAACGGTGTTGCTCGAGTGCCCAACAGTGTATCTTGGGGGGGGagttgggatttgaactcacaaccttctgtccagtagtcggtgccttgctcaaaggcacctcagtcgtggccggcccgagactcgaacccacaaccttagggttcgGAGTCAggctctctaaccattaggccacgacgtCCCCCCCAGAAAggacatcatttcctgtccggtgtcatccaaatgaggatgaggttcacttctgactctggttcctctcgaggtttcttcctcgtatcgtctcagggagtttttcctcgtcaCCGTCGCCTCTGGCTTGTTCGTTATGGATAAATGTtggagataaataataacttaatgtgaattgttaaaagttctgTACAAAGAAATCGGATTGAAGCGGAATGGAACCGAATAAAGGATCGTTGGAGACCGAAGAACTGGAGGTTGtacaggatggatggatgggtcaCTTGATGTATGGAACATTTCCTTGCCCTCTGTGTGGCCTCGTGGAGGTTGGATGAGACGCTTCAAAGCTCGACTACAAAGCCGTGAGTCACATTCGGTTCATTCCACCAGTCGGTCTTAAGAGGAACGACGAGAGACGAGAGTCGGGAGATTTATCGTCACAGACCCGCCGAAGCTTCGGATTCGCAGACCAGGTTGTCCTTCTAACAGCGGCTCATAACGCGCATTCCACTGGACGTTTGCTCTGTTTAATTGCCCCTTTGAGACCTTTATTGCACACAGAAGAATCGACTTCCACAAATCAGGACGAGCCTTTTACAAACATGGACCTCACGTACCTCAAGTTGCTATCGTCCATGCAGAGAATGTACTCGAACGTCACAAAGTCCTCCTTCGTCacctaaaaacaacaaaacagaatgacagagtgaggagagagagaggggaaggagagagagagagagacagggggggGAGTGaggaaagagagcgagagagtgagtgagaaaagagagaaagagtgaggaaagagagagagagcgagagagaaaagagagagcgaggaaagagagcgagagattgaggaaagagagcgagagagtgaggaaagagagggaggaaagagagagagagagagtgaggaaagagagagagagaggagagagattgaggaaagagagagagagtgaggtagtgaggaaagagagcgagagagtgaggaaagagagagagagagatagtgaggaaagagagcgagagagatagtgaggaaagagagagagagagtgaggtagtgaggaaagagagagagagagtgaggaaagagagagagagtgaggaaagAGAGattgaggaaagagagagagagcgagagagagaaagagagagtgaggaaagagagaaagagggagagagagagaaagagagagagaagagagagatgagtaaGTGTGCCTTATTTCATTGTCTCTGACATAAGAAGGTTGctgtctctgtaactgagtgatcTTTGTGCATGTCAGAGCTCCGAGTGGATGTGTGTTATGTCCTGAGCAGGACGTCTAATATTCAGGTGCAGATCAAAGCACATCTCTTACAGTACAAGAGGATCTGTTCAACTTTCTGTGGTTAAAATGAAGGAGCTCTGATCTGAAGGTTGCCGGTTCAAATGCCAGCACCTCCAAGAGCAAAGCCTTTAAACCTCAACCGCACGGTTGCAGAAATGAGAGAACGGGCGCAAGTCTCTCTGGAAAGGTCTGGAGTCTCATCGCATTGAGGCTGCTCGCTGTTGATGAAGATGGCTCTACATGGACAGGTAACATGGATGTTACCACTTAGAAAATCATGCTATCGGTGAACAGCTGAGTGAACAGCTGTTATGGTTTCAcccataaatcacacacacacacacacacacacacacacacacacacacacacacacacacacacacacacgcgcgcattGCAGGTACCTGTCGTGCCCTGTGATCTGTATCAATGCCATGGTTCTCGAGGCAGAGAAGACTACGGTCATCTGGCCTACTGCCTATGTTCCAGTCTGATGTGGCACCGGAATCTATAAcccactgcaacacacacacacacacacacacacacacacacacacacacacacacacacaggatggaaCTAGCACTAAGTTCATGCCCACCGTACCTGACGCGCCACATGGCGCATGGGCACGCTGTGCTTCTTCATACAAGCTGCACCACGATAGTCAGGAGGGTTCCCGATCTCATAGGTGGAGGTGGCAGCACTGTCTATcctccactacacacacacacacacacgtaaacacaaaGCAGGAAACAAGACAGTAGTACAGACATCACATTACAGACGGTCCTAACATGAAGCATCACCGTCATGGAATAAACATCAATGCTGAAAGGGAAGAAACACTTATCTTTCATTCACACCATCAGCCTATACACGTGCAGCAAACGTTCTAAATCGGTTGTGTATGAAACATAATTCTGCATGATTCCGTATTATCAGTGAAGTGGATCACGTGTAGAATCTCGTACCTTGTCCACCACGCCATTTTCTGTGGCCATCTTCCGAAAGACGGCCTCGGCGATCGGAGACCTACAGATGTTCCCTAGAACACAGAATCATTTAACAGCACCTTTAAAAACCCTCGTAGGTCATTCCAACGATTACATCACGTCGCAAGGCTATTAACTTTAGACCTACGTGAACGTCACGGCTTGAGAAAGTGGCTTGGTTTTAACAATGATGATAATTTAGCATCTTTGATAAATCGAGCTAACTTATTTTGCCTAACGTCAATCGCAacgcaaaataaataaataaataaattagggaTCATCTTCAAGAGCTTTATCCTCGACAGGGTCGTGGTGGATCCGAGGGTGTTCGTACACACACCAGTTCACACACTCAATCCCATCGAGGGACATTTTTAGCATAGATAATCCATctgcatgcatgtttttgggaggtagAAGTAAACCAGCACGAACACAAGACGACATGAGGAACCTGTTAAAGACAGACTGAGGTGACGTGAGGCTTTCGGCGTACCGCCAACTTTTGGATTTAAACGCAACCTGGTGTTTGTAAGACTGACAGAAATACGCAGTTACGACAGTCTTACAAACACCGGTTACAACTGCATATTTCTGTCAGTCTTACAAACACCAGGTTGTGATAAAAATACAAGATGACGTAGAACGTAATGTCGCCGCCTCAAAGCTCCAAGGTTGGATCCTGAGCTCAGGCGggttatagtgtatgtgtgtgtgtgtgtgtgtgtgtgtgtgtgtaattccgCATGTTCTCCATGTATCCGGCTGAGTTTCTTCTggtttctccagtttcctccaacCTCCCAAAAACATAGTAACACGCTCACGTGTGTGCACGGCGGCCTACGACGGACATTCGACCCGTCCGGGATGTTTTCTCGCTTCGCTCCAGATCcaacacaaccctgatcaggataaaggaGATGctattatcattaaaaaaaataataacaatttccACAAACTTCAAAAATGTGCATAACCGAGCGGTTCAGTGGAataagtatataagtatatatatataaataaataaataaataaaacctttctgTAAGGTATGAACGAAAAATTTCatgcacttgtgtgtgtttaagagtaGCTACTTGAGCCCAATCATAGTAACGATAGCTAGgtcaatttaaaactttttttgacCAATCACATTCGAGAACTCCACTGACGTCAATCACGCTTGACGTCATCACGCAATTCATTGACAGTTTATAAGGAACACGAGGACGTTACCTttctagaagaagaagaaaagaaaagaaaaacatccccAAACTCATCGTTTTGTTGGcgtttatatttgtatttaaacgGACTTTCGTGCTAAATTCATCTCGGAACGTTTATTTAACAGCTCTTACCCAGACACACGAACAAAACAGACTTCCCTCCTTCAGCTTCCATGTTGGTTCCAAGTAGCTGCCCCAATGACTgcctgagtaaaaaaaaaaaaaaaaatgaaatgtttatttacttatttatttatttttttttttttttttctgacaggcACAGAGCAGGTACACAAACCCTGagttataattaaaaaaaagtgaataattaaaatattatatatatataatatatatttataataatatatatatataatatatatatatatatatatatataatttatttattcaaagtgATTACTGGTCCACCTCCAGACAAACAAATGGAGAAAAGTGCCATCAgaattttgatatttttcttttcgAATGAACTGCCTAATTGTTACAtgtttaaagtgacgtgacatacagctaagtacggtgacccatactcagaagtcgttctctgcatttaacccatccacacacacacacacacacacaccgtaaacacacacaccgggggggcacctcagttgtggtattgccggcccgagactcgaacccacaaccttagggttaggagtcaaactctctaaccattaggccacgactaatGTCCCTGCAACACCTTTTatctaaacaataataaaaagcataattaTTCTTGAGTTCTGTGAGCATCGTGTCCGATCTCGGAGCTCCCAGATACGTCTGGTTTCTTTTGAACCTTGACGCTGCTAATCGCCGAATCGTTGGATTTTTGTGTTATGACAATGTCTGTTGTTGAAATCACTATACACGTTAAAATAATACACCCAGTTTTCCTGGCACAAGCTCTACATCCACCCAAACCCTAACTAgaataaagtgcttactgaagataaatgaattaatgttgTATAGGTGTGAGCCAACATTAACATTCAGgccttattcattcattcattcattttctaccgcttatccgaactactcgggtcacggggagcctgtgcctatctcaggcatcatcgggcatcgaggcaggatacaccctcgacagagtgccaacccatcgcagggcacacacacactctcattcactctcacacacacacacacaacagacaattttccagagatgccaatcaacctaccatgcatgtctttggaccaggggaggaaaccagagtacccggaggaaacccccgaggcacg
This DNA window, taken from Tachysurus fulvidraco isolate hzauxx_2018 chromosome 23, HZAU_PFXX_2.0, whole genome shotgun sequence, encodes the following:
- the acp1 gene encoding low molecular weight phosphotyrosine protein phosphatase isoform X5, with protein sequence MATENGVVDKWVIDSGATSDWNIGSRPDDRSLLCLENHGIDTDHRARQVTKEDFVTFEYILCMDDSNLRDLNRKANSVKNSKAKIELLGSYDPEKQLVIKDPYYGSEKDFETVYEQCVRCCRAFLEKNS
- the acp1 gene encoding low molecular weight phosphotyrosine protein phosphatase isoform X6 — protein: MATENGVVDKWRIDSAATSTYEIGNPPDYRGAACMKKHSVPMRHVARQVTKEDFVTFEYILCMDDSNLRDLNRKANSVKNSKAKIELLGSYDPEKQLVIKDPYYGSEKDFETVYEQCVRCCRAFLEKNS
- the acp1 gene encoding low molecular weight phosphotyrosine protein phosphatase isoform X3, producing the protein MKFFVHTLQKGNICRSPIAEAVFRKMATENGVVDKWVIDSGATSDWNIGSRPDDRSLLCLENHGIDTDHRARQVTKEDFVTFEYILCMDDSNLRDLNRKANSVKNSKAKIELLGSYDPEKQLVIKDPYYGSEKDFETVYEQCVRCCRAFLEKNS
- the acp1 gene encoding low molecular weight phosphotyrosine protein phosphatase isoform X1, which codes for MEAEGGKSVLFVCLGNICRSPIAEAVFRKMATENGVVDKWVIDSGATSDWNIGSRPDDRSLLCLENHGIDTDHRARQVTKEDFVTFEYILCMDDSNLRDLNRKANSVKNSKAKIELLGSYDPEKQLVIKDPYYGSEKDFETVYEQCVRCCRAFLEKNS
- the acp1 gene encoding low molecular weight phosphotyrosine protein phosphatase isoform X4; translation: MKFFVHTLQKGNICRSPIAEAVFRKMATENGVVDKWRIDSAATSTYEIGNPPDYRGAACMKKHSVPMRHVARQVTKEDFVTFEYILCMDDSNLRDLNRKANSVKNSKAKIELLGSYDPEKQLVIKDPYYGSEKDFETVYEQCVRCCRAFLEKNS
- the acp1 gene encoding low molecular weight phosphotyrosine protein phosphatase isoform X2 produces the protein MEAEGGKSVLFVCLGNICRSPIAEAVFRKMATENGVVDKWRIDSAATSTYEIGNPPDYRGAACMKKHSVPMRHVARQVTKEDFVTFEYILCMDDSNLRDLNRKANSVKNSKAKIELLGSYDPEKQLVIKDPYYGSEKDFETVYEQCVRCCRAFLEKNS